The following nucleotide sequence is from Desulfuromonas sp..
AAAAAAGCCCCCTGCAAGGGAGCGGTTTCTTTGGTTCGTTTCTTTATCGCTTAATAAAGAAATGAACCCGGCTGCCGGGCCGGGACCCGGCGGTTCTTCCTGCCTTCGGTGTTCTGTCTTAAGGTCAAGGGACACTTCCCTGAACTTCGGGTAGTGTCCCTATGCAACCTGTATCCCTCTGGACATCAGAAACCACGACCGCACGCCTTAATTGTTAAAAAATCTCGCAAAAGAAACGCTCACAAAAGTAAATTCCAGATTTTTGCACAAAAAAAGGCCGGTCAATCGACCGGCCTTTCTGAACTAACTAATTACTCCGCATCATCCGCATTTTCTTGCGCAGACGGCGTTGCGCCTCTTTTTCTTTACGCTTGCGCTTGACGCTCGGTTTCTCGTAAAACTTGCGCTGCTTCATTTCGCGGAAAAGTCCCTCTTGCTGCAGCTTACGCTTCAGCACGCGGATCGCCTTCTCGACATTGTTGTCGACAACATGTATTTCCATTGAAGAATCACCCCGCTTTCCGCTTGATATTTCCGGCCGGAACCATCGTTACCG
It contains:
- the rpsU gene encoding 30S ribosomal protein S21, with amino-acid sequence MEIHVVDNNVEKAIRVLKRKLQQEGLFREMKQRKFYEKPSVKRKRKEKEAQRRLRKKMRMMRSN